The Acidimicrobiales bacterium genome contains the following window.
AGAAGCTGGGCATGGTGTACCAGGCCGACAACCTGCTTCCGCACCTGACGGTCGAGGAGAACGTGGGTCTCCAGCTCGCCATCTGTGACGGGGAGACCGCCGCCGACGCGCCCCGGGAGGTAGCCGACGTGCTGGAGCGCCTCGGGATCGGCGAGCTCGCGGGCCGGCTCCCTGATCAGCTCTCCGGCGGGCAGCGTCAACGCGCATCGGTCGCCCGGGCCATCATCCACCGACCCTCGGTGGTACTGGCTGACGAACCCACCGGTGCGCTCGATGGTCGCAGCGCCCAAGTCGTGATCGAGCTCCTCGTCGAGGTGCAGGGGGAGATTGGCGCCACGCTCGTCCTGGTCACCCACGACCCCGCGATCGCCGCACATCTCGACCGGACGGTCGAGCTGCGGCGACCCGCCCGAGCCCAGGAACCAACCAATGCTGGTTAGGTACGTACTCGCCGATCTCATCCGCAACCCTCGCCGGACGCTGTCGACGATGGTCGGCGTGACCCTGGGGGTCGGGCTCTTCTGCGGCGTGCTGTTCTTCGTGGACGGGCTCTCAGCGTCCATGACCCAGCGCGCCGTGGCGCCCCTGGCCATCGACATGCAGCTCGTCGTGACCCAGCCCATCGGGGCCTCGCTGACCATGACGCAAACGTCGGAGCCGTCGGGTCGGCTGCCCACCGGCGGCGAGTCGTCCATCGTCCTCGAGATCGCCAACACCGGCGAGGTCGACGCCCATGACGTGACGGTTCGGTCAGTGCCGGTCGCCGAGCTGGCGTTCGTACCCCGCTCAGCCGAACTGGACGGGACCCCCATCGCCGGGATCGGCGACAACCCCTTCGCCCACGGCCGAGCGCAGACAGGCTTCAACCTGGGGACCCTTGCACCAGGCGACTCCCGGCGCATGAGCTATCGGTTGACCGCGACGGGCGAGGTTCGTGTCGACGAGTCCGCCGTGGTGTCGAGCTACTCGAGTCGCGAGAACCCGATCCCGGTCGCCGCCAACGAGCCCGCGGTGGTGGACCTTCGCGATCTGGCGACCACGATCCGGGCGGTGGACGGGGTGGCCGCCGCCAGTCCCCTGTCCATCGCCGACCTCGGCGTCTCCCGTCTCACGGGCGCCGGGATCACCCCGCCCGACCCGGCCAAGATCTTCGCCTTCGACGACGCGTACGCGGCACGGGACAACTCCATCGACATCGTCGACGGCACGCTCTCCGCCGACGGCGCGGTCCTCAGCGCAGAGGCGGCCGCCGCGCTGGGACTCGCGCCGGGCGACACCGTTTCGGTGCAGCTGCCCGACAATTCGACGATCGATCTGGTGGTCAGCGGCGTGGCGGACCTGTCGAGGGCGCGGTCGCTGTTCTCGAGCCGTCGCGGTGGCGACCTCGAGACGTTCGTCTACACCGCCCACTCGGTGATCGTCTCACCAGGGACCTTCACCGATGTCGTCCAACCCGCCTTCGACCGCGCCGCCGCGGCGGGCGGCGGGCGGATCAAGGCTCCGCCGGTCCGCGAAGTCGACATCTCCTTGGTCCGCGACCGCCTCGACGCCGACCCCGCCAGCGCCCGGCTCGAGACCGGCCGAATCGGCGGCGACGTCGTCGCCGCAGCAGGACGCTCCGACTACCTGCTCGACAACATCTCCAACACGCTCGAGGTCGCGTCCGGAGACGCCGACGTGGCCAAGCAACTCTTCCTGTTCCTCGGCATCCCCGGCGGGTTCCTCGCCGCGATGCTCGCCGCCTACTCCGGCTCCGTGCTCGCTGAGGCCCAGCGTCGAGAGCAGGCCATGCTCCGCGTCCGCGGGGCCGCCCGACGGCACCTCCTGCGCATGCTCGCCCTCCGCACCGGGGCGCTGACCGCCGTCGGATCGGCCCTCGGGCTCCTCTGCGGCTACCTCCTCGCAGCGGCGATCCTCGGCCAGGAATCGCTCGACCGCGCCAACCCGTCCAGCCTGGCCACCTCGGCGGTGCTCGGCACTCTCGGAGGGTTCGCCGCCACGGGTATGGCCCTCTACCTGACCGGGCGCCGCTCCATCGACCGCGAGATCAACGGCGACCGGGCCCGGCACACACTCAGCGTCCCCATCTGGCGTCGCGCCCGCCTGGACCTCGTCGGCGTGGCGGTCGTCGCCATCGGGACCGCGATCGCCGTACGCGCCGGTGCCTTCGAGGGAGCGCCAGGGTCGGTGTACTTCGGCCGCGGGGTCAACCTCAACGTGGCGCTGCTCGTGCTGCCGCTCGCGGTGTGGATCACCGGCAGCCTGCTGGGCGCTCGCGTCATCGGCGCCGTGCTCGGGCGGACCCAGCCGCGATCGACCGCCGCGGTCGGGCGGCCGCTGCCCAGCCTGTACCGACTCAGCATCGGGCGCCGCCCCTGGTCCATCAGCAACGGGGCTTTCATCGTCACCCTCATCGTCGCGCTGGCCACGTGCCTCTCCGCCTTCACTGCGTCCTACGACGCCGCGAAGGTCCGAGACGCCCGCTACGCGAACGGTGCCGACATCCGCATCACCCCCAGCCCGACGTCCGCCCGGGCGTACAGCGTCGATGACACCCAAGCGTTCCAGACCACGGGCGTCGTCGACGCCACCCCTGTCGTGTACGAGCTCAGCAACGTCATCCTGCGCAGCGCGCGCACGTCGGACCCCGCCAACCTGGCCGCCGTGGACCCCGCCACCTACCCCTCGGTCGCCCCACTGTCCGGCAGCCGCTTCACCGGCGGCAGCGCGGAAGACGCCCTTCGCGGGCTCCGCGACGACCCCACTGCCATCCTGGTCAGCGAGGACACGGCGGCGTTTCTCAAGGCTGAAGTCGGTGACACCCTCCAAGTGGTGCTGGCCCGGGCCACCGACGCCCAGGTGGAGGTCCCGCTCCACATAACCGGACTCTTCGAACGCCTCCCCGGGTTCCCTGACGGTGCCGACGCCGTGATGGCCATCTCCGCGCACACCGCCGCGGTGCCGTCGAAGAACCCCGACTTCTTCCTCGCCGCGACCGAGCGCGACGACACCGCCGGACTGCGCACGGCAGTCGAATCGCTGCGCGCCGACGCCCCGAGCGACGCCGAGTTCCAGATCGACACACGCGTCACGGCCCTCGCCAGCGATCAGTCGAGCCTCGCCGCGCTCAACATCGCCGGCCTGGTCGACCTGGACTCCACGTTCTCCCTCGCCATGGCCGTCGTCACCATCGCCATCTTCGTGTTCGGCCTCCTCCTGCAGCGCCGCCGGGAGTACATAACCCTTCGCGCGCAGGGCCTCGAGCCGTCCACCATCAGAAGGCTCATCACGCTTGAAGCCGCCACCGTGGCGGTGCTCGGCGCCACCGCCGGCGTCGTTGTCGGCGTCATCATGGGCTCCTACTTCGTGGCCGTCCTTCGACCCCTTTTCGTCCTCACCCCCTCCTACACCGTCCCCGTCGACGGCGTCGCGATCGCGGTCGGCCTGGTGCTCCTCGCCACCCTCGCCTCGACCGCCGCCGCCTCCCGTATGGTCAACCGCCTCGAGCCGACCGAGCTCCTCCGCGACGAGTGACCGAGCGGGTTCGGCCGACCACAACCCTCTGTTGCGAGCCTGGCGCAGCGGCCACGCGAAAGCGGGACCCCTCGCAAGGGGTCCCGCTTTCCGCCCGACCGGGGAACCGGGGTTTCGGTTCAGTTCCCGGCCGACTCGGCGGCGTCGGGGGCCTCGTTGCCCGCGTCGCTCTCGTTGGCGTCGGGGGCCTCGTTGCCTTCGTCGCTCTCGTTGTCGACCTCCTGGGCGAGGACCTCAGCCGTACCGGCATCGACCTTCACGTCGGTTACGGTTCCGTCCGCTGCCGTCACCTCGACGCTCCAGACCACACTGCCGTTCTCGTTCTCGAGTTCACCCTTGGCGGCCGTGCCCGGGACCGCCGCGAGCGCGGCTGCGCTCGCTTCGTCGGCCGTGACGGTCGCGAGGCGGTCGAGGCTGGCCGACTCGCTGGCCTCGGACGTTCCCTCCGCGGCCTCCGGAGCCGTCACCGAGGACTGGTAAGACGGATCCTGCTCCTGGTCGGCCTCGCTGGACGCCGGTGCCGGGTTCGTCGAGGTCTGGCCGGTGGCGGCGCCGGCGATGCCGGCAGCACCAGCCACGATGCCGACTGCGGCAGCGCCGGTGTAGAGCAGGCGTTTGGTTCGGGTGGAGGGCATGGTTCTGGTGTCTCCTGGTTGTCCGGCGACGGTCGGTCGACCTGCCGCCACCGACAACCTGCGCCTCGCGTGCTGAAGACGACCTGAAGGCGTCTCCTCATTCGGTGTGACGCCGAGTACCGAGCTGGCGGTCCTTCGCTTCTTTGCCGTCCCGTTGCCTTGCGGTGACCGCCCGAATGCCCGCCGCTCCTTACCTTCAGCGACGACGGCTCGGGTGTGAACCACCCGCATCGCCGCTCGACCGGACGCATCCGCCGTTCGGCCAACGCAGAAGGAGGAGGAACCGCATGGACGGCTCAGCGATCGTACTCGAGGGCATAAGGCACACCTATGAGGACGAGGAGGTCTTGCACGGGATTGATCTAACGATCGAGCACGGCGAGATCTTCGGGTTCCTGGGCCACAACGGC
Protein-coding sequences here:
- a CDS encoding ABC transporter ATP-binding protein, with product MASDNTIVAVDLMVEHHNTDEVVRALDPVSLTVKGGTSVAVMGPSGCGKSTLLGLLAGLALPTAGTVTIGDDAVSELDERRRVLFRRQKLGMVYQADNLLPHLTVEENVGLQLAICDGETAADAPREVADVLERLGIGELAGRLPDQLSGGQRQRASVARAIIHRPSVVLADEPTGALDGRSAQVVIELLVEVQGEIGATLVLVTHDPAIAAHLDRTVELRRPARAQEPTNAG
- a CDS encoding FtsX-like permease family protein, encoding MTLGVGLFCGVLFFVDGLSASMTQRAVAPLAIDMQLVVTQPIGASLTMTQTSEPSGRLPTGGESSIVLEIANTGEVDAHDVTVRSVPVAELAFVPRSAELDGTPIAGIGDNPFAHGRAQTGFNLGTLAPGDSRRMSYRLTATGEVRVDESAVVSSYSSRENPIPVAANEPAVVDLRDLATTIRAVDGVAAASPLSIADLGVSRLTGAGITPPDPAKIFAFDDAYAARDNSIDIVDGTLSADGAVLSAEAAAALGLAPGDTVSVQLPDNSTIDLVVSGVADLSRARSLFSSRRGGDLETFVYTAHSVIVSPGTFTDVVQPAFDRAAAAGGGRIKAPPVREVDISLVRDRLDADPASARLETGRIGGDVVAAAGRSDYLLDNISNTLEVASGDADVAKQLFLFLGIPGGFLAAMLAAYSGSVLAEAQRREQAMLRVRGAARRHLLRMLALRTGALTAVGSALGLLCGYLLAAAILGQESLDRANPSSLATSAVLGTLGGFAATGMALYLTGRRSIDREINGDRARHTLSVPIWRRARLDLVGVAVVAIGTAIAVRAGAFEGAPGSVYFGRGVNLNVALLVLPLAVWITGSLLGARVIGAVLGRTQPRSTAAVGRPLPSLYRLSIGRRPWSISNGAFIVTLIVALATCLSAFTASYDAAKVRDARYANGADIRITPSPTSARAYSVDDTQAFQTTGVVDATPVVYELSNVILRSARTSDPANLAAVDPATYPSVAPLSGSRFTGGSAEDALRGLRDDPTAILVSEDTAAFLKAEVGDTLQVVLARATDAQVEVPLHITGLFERLPGFPDGADAVMAISAHTAAVPSKNPDFFLAATERDDTAGLRTAVESLRADAPSDAEFQIDTRVTALASDQSSLAALNIAGLVDLDSTFSLAMAVVTIAIFVFGLLLQRRREYITLRAQGLEPSTIRRLITLEAATVAVLGATAGVVVGVIMGSYFVAVLRPLFVLTPSYTVPVDGVAIAVGLVLLATLASTAAASRMVNRLEPTELLRDE
- a CDS encoding PepSY domain-containing protein — translated: MPSTRTKRLLYTGAAAVGIVAGAAGIAGAATGQTSTNPAPASSEADQEQDPSYQSSVTAPEAAEGTSEASESASLDRLATVTADEASAAALAAVPGTAAKGELENENGSVVWSVEVTAADGTVTDVKVDAGTAEVLAQEVDNESDEGNEAPDANESDAGNEAPDAAESAGN